Proteins encoded in a region of the Panicum hallii strain FIL2 chromosome 3, PHallii_v3.1, whole genome shotgun sequence genome:
- the LOC112885900 gene encoding major allergen Api g 1, isoallergen 1-like, translated as MVVGRVTDECPVAVPLELLWKVVFTGDVSIFTKACVGLVDAVEVDGDGGPGSVTTMKLNPAVGDAKVFKTRLLARDAAARVVKSELVVEGGELAGQMKSQVSEVKVVPAGEGATVVHMTVEYERVDGAPLPPEDEAKIVQGYLSLIKKVEEYLVAHPGEFA; from the exons ATGGTCGTCGGTAGAGTCACAGACGAGTGCCCGGTGGCCGTGCCACTCGAGCTGCTGTGGAAGGTGGTGTTCACCGGCGACGTGTCCATCTTCACCAAGGCCTGCGTCGGCCTAGTCGACGCCGTGGAGGTtgacggcgacggcgggccCGGGAGCGTCACCACCATGAAGCTCAACCCAG CTGTGGGTGACGCGAAGGTGTTCAAGACCCGGCTCCTGGCgcgcgacgcggcggcgcgTGTAGTGAAGTCGGAGCTGGTGGTGGAGGGCGGCGAGCTGGCCGGGCAGATGAAGTCGCAGGTGTCCGAGGTGAAGGTGGTGCCGGCCGGCGAGGGCGCCACCGTGGTGCACATGACGGTGGAGTATGAGCGGGTCGAcggcgcgccgctgccgccggagGACGAGGCCAAGATCGTGCAGGGCTACCTCAGCCTCATCAAGAAGGTGGAGGAGTACCTCGTCGCTCACCCCGGCGAGTTCGCCTGA
- the LOC112885562 gene encoding major allergen Dau c 1-like — MAQPSSSGSGELGLGFAGAKGGSAEECPVAVSVELLWNVVFTGDVSIFTKACVGMVDAVEVDGDGGPGSVTTMKLNPAVGDAKVFKIRLLARDAAARVVKSELVVEGGELAGQMKSQVSEVKVVPAGEGACVVHMTVEYERVDGAPLPPADEAMIVQGYLSLIKKVEYLVAHPGEFA; from the exons ATGGCGCAGCCGAGCTCGAGCGGCAGTGGCGAActagggctagggtttgcggggGCAAAAGGTGGCAGCGCAG AGGAGTGCCCGGTGGCCGTGTCAGTCGAGCTGCTGTGGAATGTGGTCTTCACCGGCGACGTGTCCATCTTCACCAAGGCCTGCGTCGGCATGGTCGACGCAGTCGAGGTCGATGGTGACGGCGGGCCCGGGAGCGTCACCACCATGAAGCTCAACCCAG CTGTGGGTGACGCGAAGGTGTTCAAGATCCGGCTCCTGGCgcgcgacgcggcggcgcgTGTAGTGAAGTCGGAGCTGGTGGTGGAGGGCGGCGAGCTGGCCGGGCAGATGAAGTCGCAGGTGTCCGAGGTGAAGGTGGTGCCGGCCGGTGAGGGCGCCTGCGTGGTGCACATGACGGTGGAGTACGAGCGGGTGGACggtgcgccgctgccgccggcggaCGAGGCCATGATCGTGCAGGGCTACCTCAGCCTCATCAAGAAGGTGGAGTACCTCGTCGCTCACCCCGGCGAGTTCGCCTGA
- the LOC112885901 gene encoding major allergen Dau c 1-like yields MVVGKVTDECPVAVSVELLWKVVFTGDVSIFTKACVGLVDAVEVDGDGGPGSVTTMKLNPAVGDAKVFKTRLLSRDAAARVVKSELVVEGGELAGQMKSQVSEVKVVPAGEAACVVHMTVEYERVDGAPLPPADEAMIVQGYLSLIKKVEEYLVAHPGKFA; encoded by the exons ATGGTTGTCGGCAAAGTCACAGATGAGTGCCCGGTGGCCGTGTCGGTTGAGCTGCTGTGGAAGGTGGTCTTCACTGGCGATGTGTCCATCTTCACCAAGGCCTGCGTCGGCTTGGTCGACGCCGtcgaggtcgacggcgacggcgggccCGGGAGCGTCACCACCATGAAGCTCAACCCAG CCGTGGGGGACGCGAAGGTGTTCAAGACCCGGCTCCTGTCACgcgacgcggcggcgcgcgtggtgAAGTCGGAGCTGGTGGTGGAGGGCGGCGAGCTGGCCGGGCAGATGAAGTCGCAGGTGTCCGAGGTGAAGGTGGTGCCGGCCGGCGAGGCCGCCTGCGTGGTGCACATGACGGTGGAGTACGAGCGGGTGGAcggcgcgccgctgccgccggcggaCGAGGCCATGATCGTGCAGGGCTACCTCAGCCTCATCAAGAAGGTGGAGGAGTACCTCGTCGCTCACCCCGGCAAGTTCGCCTGA